Proteins co-encoded in one Methylomonas albis genomic window:
- a CDS encoding efflux RND transporter permease subunit — protein MIERLIAFCLQQRLMVIGATLAIAVSGIIAFENLPVQAFPDVQNVFVQVVTQFPGQAPEEVEKQISLPIEREMNGLPHLLNMRSVSIFGLSVVTLTFDDKAEDYFSRQQVLERLQYADIPGETKPQLGPLSTGVGEILRYVIDAKNLPLVEQRALQDWIIEPRLRSVQGVADVVGFGGGVKEYKVAAKPEQLKNYRIDLNQVFAAIAANNTNTGGGYIEHGDEALVVRGTGLLKSAEEIGEIVVTTNDGVPVRIKDVADISVGPQPRNGMVGMNQRDDVVEGIVLLIKGRDAVNVLDGVKQKIKELNDFGLPPGVKITPFYDRTELVGHTIHTVEHNMIEGAVLILIILLVFLRRFVAALLVTLIIPLSLLFAFILVDLGGISANLISLGAIDFGIIVDGAVVLVEAVMVQVTLDLQRNADMRHLRQSLLATATEMGRPILFSKAIIIIAFLPIFTFQRVEAKIFSPMAFTLSFALVASMLFSLTFVPAMLTYLLGPKLAEQHNPIVQAMEQRYRQVLEWVLRHARAVFIAAITALVLSFMSVRLIGTEFMPKLDEGNIWLTITLPTPVSLSTAKQLERQVRDTLETFSEAKTIITQLGRPEDGTDPKGFNNLEVLIDLKPKDTWRYQRKDDLVQAMDKALAIFPGILTNFSQVIQDNVEEAISGVKGEIAIKIFGSDLQTLQDRADQVTHILAGIQGATDAAAEQQAGLAQVIVDIDRAKVSRYGINVADVERVMEIGMGGKAASQFLEGERRFDITLRYQDSARNSVADLENLTVQTPSGQRIPLSELTTIKINQGASRISREDNMRRIAIKCNLIDRDQGSFVAEAQQKVAEQVSLPPGYHIVWSGQFENQQRAMKRLAVIVPISLGLIFVLLFWAFMSIKNALLIVMNVPFAMIGGLLILLVTGINLSVSAAVGFIALFGIAVQNGVILVSQLNKLRRDGQKLHDAIVNGSVSRLRPVVMTALMAMLGLFPAALSTSVGSETAKPFAIVIIGGLITATILTLTLLPALYRYFAEPDEL, from the coding sequence ATGATCGAGCGTCTTATCGCGTTTTGTTTACAGCAACGGCTGATGGTCATCGGCGCCACTTTGGCGATTGCCGTCTCCGGCATCATCGCCTTTGAGAATCTGCCGGTACAAGCCTTTCCGGATGTACAAAACGTCTTTGTGCAGGTGGTCACCCAATTTCCCGGCCAGGCTCCGGAAGAAGTGGAAAAGCAGATTTCGCTACCCATCGAACGGGAAATGAACGGCTTGCCGCATTTGCTGAACATGCGTTCGGTATCCATTTTCGGCTTGTCGGTGGTGACGCTGACTTTCGACGATAAAGCCGAGGACTATTTCTCGCGCCAGCAAGTCCTGGAACGGCTGCAATACGCCGACATTCCCGGCGAAACCAAGCCGCAACTAGGGCCCTTGTCAACCGGTGTCGGCGAAATTTTGCGCTACGTGATCGATGCTAAAAACTTACCCCTAGTGGAACAACGCGCCTTGCAGGATTGGATCATCGAGCCGCGATTGCGCTCGGTACAAGGCGTCGCCGATGTGGTCGGCTTCGGCGGCGGCGTAAAGGAATATAAAGTCGCGGCCAAACCCGAGCAATTAAAAAACTATCGCATAGACCTCAACCAAGTGTTCGCAGCGATTGCTGCCAACAATACCAATACCGGCGGCGGCTATATCGAGCACGGCGACGAAGCCTTGGTGGTGCGCGGCACGGGTTTACTGAAATCCGCGGAGGAAATCGGCGAAATCGTCGTCACCACCAACGATGGTGTGCCGGTGCGCATCAAGGATGTCGCGGACATCAGCGTGGGGCCGCAACCGCGCAACGGCATGGTGGGTATGAATCAGCGTGACGATGTCGTTGAAGGCATCGTGTTGTTGATCAAAGGCCGCGACGCGGTCAATGTGCTGGACGGCGTGAAACAGAAAATCAAGGAACTCAACGACTTCGGCCTGCCGCCCGGCGTGAAAATCACGCCATTCTACGATCGCACCGAGCTGGTAGGCCACACCATCCATACCGTCGAACACAATATGATCGAAGGCGCGGTGTTGATACTGATTATCCTGCTGGTATTTTTACGACGCTTTGTCGCGGCGCTACTGGTGACGCTGATTATCCCGCTCTCCTTGCTGTTCGCATTCATTTTGGTGGATCTCGGCGGTATCTCTGCCAATCTAATTTCCCTGGGCGCTATCGACTTCGGCATCATTGTCGACGGTGCGGTGGTATTGGTCGAAGCTGTGATGGTGCAAGTGACGCTGGATTTACAGCGCAACGCCGATATGCGGCACCTGCGGCAATCGCTACTGGCCACCGCCACCGAAATGGGCCGACCCATCCTGTTTTCCAAAGCCATCATCATCATCGCCTTTTTGCCGATTTTTACCTTCCAGCGCGTGGAAGCCAAGATATTTTCACCCATGGCCTTCACCTTGAGTTTTGCCTTGGTGGCTTCCATGCTGTTTAGTCTGACCTTTGTGCCGGCCATGCTGACCTATCTGTTGGGACCGAAACTCGCCGAACAACACAACCCCATCGTACAAGCGATGGAACAGCGTTACCGCCAAGTGCTGGAATGGGTGTTACGGCATGCACGGGCAGTATTCATCGCCGCCATTACCGCGCTGGTGCTGAGCTTTATGTCAGTCAGACTAATCGGCACCGAGTTTATGCCCAAACTCGACGAAGGCAATATCTGGCTGACCATCACCCTGCCGACACCGGTATCGCTAAGCACGGCCAAACAACTGGAGCGGCAAGTCCGCGATACGCTGGAAACTTTTTCGGAAGCCAAAACCATCATCACTCAATTGGGCCGCCCGGAAGACGGCACCGACCCCAAAGGTTTTAATAACCTGGAAGTGCTGATCGACTTAAAACCCAAGGATACTTGGCGTTATCAGCGCAAAGACGATTTGGTGCAGGCCATGGACAAGGCGCTGGCCATTTTTCCAGGCATACTCACCAACTTTTCCCAGGTGATTCAGGATAACGTCGAAGAGGCTATTTCCGGGGTGAAAGGCGAAATCGCCATCAAAATATTCGGCAGCGATTTGCAGACCTTACAGGATAGGGCCGATCAAGTCACCCATATCCTGGCCGGCATTCAAGGCGCTACCGATGCCGCCGCCGAGCAACAAGCCGGACTGGCGCAAGTGATCGTAGACATTGACCGGGCCAAGGTATCGCGCTATGGCATCAATGTCGCCGATGTGGAGCGGGTGATGGAAATCGGCATGGGCGGCAAGGCGGCTTCACAGTTTCTGGAAGGCGAACGCCGTTTCGACATCACCTTGCGTTATCAGGATAGCGCCCGCAATTCGGTCGCCGATCTGGAAAATCTGACGGTGCAAACCCCCTCCGGCCAACGCATTCCGCTCTCCGAGCTGACCACCATCAAAATCAATCAGGGCGCGTCTCGCATCAGCCGTGAAGACAATATGCGCCGAATAGCCATTAAATGTAATCTGATCGACCGCGACCAGGGCAGTTTCGTCGCCGAGGCCCAGCAGAAAGTCGCCGAGCAAGTCTCTTTACCGCCCGGCTACCACATCGTCTGGAGCGGCCAGTTCGAAAATCAACAGCGGGCGATGAAGCGTCTGGCCGTCATCGTCCCGATCAGCTTAGGTCTTATTTTTGTGCTGTTATTTTGGGCTTTCATGTCGATTAAAAATGCCTTGTTGATCGTGATGAACGTGCCGTTTGCAATGATAGGCGGCTTGCTGATTTTATTGGTGACCGGCATTAACCTCAGTGTGTCCGCCGCAGTCGGTTTCATTGCCCTGTTTGGGATTGCCGTGCAAAATGGCGTGATTCTAGTTTCGCAATTGAACAAGCTGCGTCGGGACGGTCAAAAATTGCACGACGCTATCGTCAACGGCTCCGTCAGCCGCTTGCGGCCGGTGGTGATGACAGCCTTGATGGCGATGCTGGGCTTATTTCCGGCAGCACTGTCCACCAGCGTCGGTTCGGAAACCGCCAAACCGTTTGCCATTGTCATTATCGGCGGCTTGATCACCGCCACCATTTTGACCT
- a CDS encoding efflux RND transporter periplasmic adaptor subunit produces the protein MNKSRQSLTKIPLLCCLLVTGMLSACSDSADKTPPAAKPPTPAGEVILAPDSPKKTYVKTAKLSLAQHPLLEPLAGKIVYDESLTSRISSPVAGRVVATPIALGTAVQAGSTLLELDSPDIADAEADFAKAQATATLAGHAFSRQQDLYAGKAISRKELEQAQSDLSSARSDLQRAEDKLKNLHLSARQTDGRFALRAAVAGIVVERTVNPGMEVRPDRDAPLFVVSDLKHLTVLLEVFEVNIGKIKTGQQLSISVPAYPGESFPATVQYIGQVLDETTRSVQVRCKLDNPDGRLLPGMYATITVESAADDKAFVIPLTAVFTEGDADYVFVALDENRYRQRRVEIGLRLQNKAVIRQGLQADELLVTEGALMLRAEEEVEIESTHQP, from the coding sequence ATGAATAAATCTAGGCAATCTCTCACCAAAATACCGTTGCTCTGTTGCTTGCTGGTTACCGGCATGTTGTCGGCCTGTTCCGACTCGGCCGACAAGACGCCGCCGGCCGCCAAACCGCCCACCCCCGCCGGTGAAGTCATCCTGGCGCCCGACTCGCCGAAAAAAACCTATGTCAAAACCGCTAAGCTCAGCTTGGCCCAGCATCCTTTGTTGGAACCGTTGGCCGGCAAAATAGTTTATGACGAAAGCTTGACCTCACGTATCAGCTCACCGGTGGCCGGCCGGGTCGTGGCGACTCCCATCGCACTGGGCACAGCGGTTCAGGCGGGTTCGACCTTATTGGAACTGGACAGCCCGGATATCGCCGATGCCGAAGCCGATTTCGCCAAGGCCCAAGCCACCGCCACGCTGGCCGGCCACGCCTTCAGCCGCCAACAGGATCTATACGCCGGCAAAGCTATTTCTCGCAAAGAACTGGAACAAGCGCAAAGCGACTTGAGCAGCGCGCGCAGTGATCTGCAACGCGCGGAAGACAAACTAAAAAACCTGCATTTATCCGCTCGGCAAACCGATGGCCGCTTCGCACTGCGGGCAGCGGTTGCTGGCATAGTCGTGGAACGCACGGTTAATCCGGGCATGGAAGTGCGGCCGGACCGCGATGCGCCCTTGTTTGTCGTATCCGACCTGAAACACTTGACGGTCTTACTGGAGGTATTCGAAGTCAATATCGGCAAAATCAAAACGGGTCAACAACTGTCAATCTCGGTGCCCGCCTACCCCGGCGAATCATTTCCGGCGACAGTACAATACATCGGCCAAGTGCTCGACGAAACCACGCGTTCCGTGCAAGTCAGGTGCAAACTGGATAATCCGGATGGCCGCCTGCTGCCCGGCATGTACGCCACCATCACGGTGGAAAGCGCAGCGGACGACAAGGCCTTCGTAATTCCGCTAACGGCGGTGTTTACCGAAGGCGATGCAGATTACGTCTTCGTCGCCCTGGACGAAAACCGCTATCGGCAACGCCGGGTCGAAATAGGCCTACGCTTGCAAAATAAGGCCGTGATCAGGCAAGGACTACAAGCCGACGAGCTGTTGGTGACCGAAGGGGCGTTAATGCTGCGCGCCGAAGAAGAAGTCGAAATTGAAAGCACCCATCAGCCCTAG